The Pyrus communis chromosome 14, drPyrComm1.1, whole genome shotgun sequence sequence GCAAAACTGGTAAGGTATTTGAACCTCCCATTGACTAATTTATTGTTTATACCATGATTGTAATTCTTGCTTCTTAGGGTGACACCCTGAGCCAACAAGGCTCCCTGCTTTGTGGGTCCTGCCGGggtgttgttttttgttttttgggccggggggggggggggggtggtggggggGTGGGGGACGTTTATCATACTACCCTTGCTTTGCAAAGAGTCTGTTTCCACGATTCATATCTGTGATCTTTCAGTCAGAAGGAGAAACCTTTCCCTTGATCCAAGGCTCACCCTCATTGTAATTCTTGCTATATCATGTATTATCTTACCACATGATATTACATGCTGTGGAACCGTCTCATTTATCTTTTTATGCTATAAACTATCAATGAAAGTCTAATTATATCAAGGCTTTCGGTATTGAGCAGTTCAGTTGATGCCATCTAAATTTAAGTCTTCGTTTGCAATAGTGGCATAGTGATTATGAATTTGTATTGAGTTTCATATGATTTTACCCAGATGAAGCATGCATAAACAATCCAAATTTCTTCAGGTAATTGATGAGGCATACAATGGGACAATGCTCAGCTCTACCGACCAAGCTATTCTCTCATACAGTGGCCTTGACAAGAACAGTGGTATCAGTGTTCCTCTAGAGATAAAGCCATCTGGGCAATTTGAGCCCttgtacaaaacaaaattagatgTGCAGGTATCTTTATCCCTTGTACTATTACAACTCCGTCAATTTTGATCAACAAAATGATTTTCCTGTATGCAATTGTTTTCGTTAGTTGATTCACatgtactttgtttttgtttgttctttttctCTCATGGAAGGATGGGGAGTTGCCAGTTCTTCCACTATCTGTTTACGGAGCAGTTGCAATGGCACATAGTGAAGTCTCCGACGAGTACTCATCACCATATCAGTTTTTCTTCTATCTGTATGATAAACGAAATGTAAGTGCAACACAGCAccaatgtttaaattaattaaacaacgAACTTGGGCTTTGACAATCTTTAGAGTAACCATAAAGTGTTTTGAACGTCGAATCCATCACTTGTTTCAGAATTCTTCCATCTGAAAGTGACTTTGTTGTTTCTTCATGTCCTATAGGCTGGCTTGGGAGGATTATCATTTGATGAAGGAGAATTCTCAGTTTTCGGGTATGTTTTTTGACTACTAAACTGTTCTTGTAGGTAACCAAACTcgggtttaaaaaaaaatgattctgGGTTCTTTACTTTTCTGTCATTAGTtattggggtgtgctatccacacaccgcaaattacttctcacacatcccttgttaatttctgtccgttgatcttcaattcatccgatccaatggccgaaaattagaaaggtgtgtgagaagtaaaatggagtgtgtggatatcacacccctagtCATTAGCCATTACATACATTTTTAATAGGCCTTTTTAATGTGTAGATACACAACTGTTGGGAAAGATATTCTTTCACAGATAAAAAGTGGAGATGTGATCCGATCTGCAAAACTGGTCGAAGGTCAAGATCGTCTTGTATTGCCAGAATGACAAGTGATTATTTTTGTCTTATCAGACCAGGAATCTCCTTCATTCTTTGTATTTGATGTATTTCAGAAGGTAGCAGACTGATTTTCTTGCTGCAGATTGTGCTGTCAAAGTTTGTGTAATCTGTTTTTTTCTTCCATCTGAAGTTGAAGGTTCTCTTGTTAACATTGGAAAAACTTGCCCAAGGGTTTgacatctttctttgtttattcTTCACCCGAACCTCCaattttttctccttttatctagtaaattttcattttcttccctcTGTAAAGAtttggaaaattaattttagttgttttttcttctttaacgTCATTTACCTTATGTCTCGTTTGTTGTCTAGGATTGGATTAGATTGGATAATTTGGACAGTTCACTAGATTCATCCGGTATTGAATGAAGCAATGAAAGCCggcttttaaatttttgtataAAGAGAAAACATTGAAGTTTTGTTTAAGTTGAAGGTAGTAGATGAACGAAACATGAAGGAAGCTTATTTGTCCCGATCAAATTATTAGGCAAGACTTTAATTCTTGGAATGATCTACACACTCAACATGCCTCGTCATAATTAGGTCATTTAAGCCGAATGCATATGGGGAAATACATTTTGGCTGACAGTTACATTATTACAATGTGAGCATCCAACATCGACTATATTAGCAATAGTTAAAGACGCGCAAGATTGTTTAAACTATTAAAACTTTGATTCTTTAATGTGCGGTTCACGTTCATTCGACGAGACAAAACTTAACCAATCATATTCCATGAATGAAATAACAAAAACTTTGAGAAACAACAAAACAAGACTATACATTTGTGTTAAGGAGGACCATGGAAACTTGAATGGCATACAAAATTGCAGCCAAAAATATGCGTTGCAAAGTTATCTGGAATCTATCTGGATTGACTGGTATCAGATTTTAGAGAGATGTGGCTTTCATTTCCAGACTCTGCATGGGCTGAGTTCATGGGTCCAAGGGGCCCACAACCATGTGGATAATAAATTTGGAGGAGTACGTTGGGATACAGGGGACCCACAAAAATTACGTTGAGTAAGTGTCTGGGAGACTCATGCTGTCCAAGAATCTCGCAGGAACCACGAAGCAAGGCTGAATTTTGGCCTTTGTGTCCGATGAATTCCgtattacaaaaaataaaaataaaggccTAATTACTTTTTGGGAAGTTCTGTTTACGCCCAAAAATTATCTCTggacatcaattttttttattagtgttATGGTATTAAGGAGTTAGACAGTTAGTGGTTAAGTGAGATGAGTCGGTGGAGATTAAACTTGCACTAGGGACatagaaaaaattattttcctaCGGTAAAACTTCATCTGCATAAATATAGAAGATTTTAAAACAAAGATTTGACTGAGTTTTTTGTGCTTGAAACTTGGAATCGgaaataactcaaaacaaatAGATATGTTAAGGAACAAAGTATTAAACCCTCAAAGCTTGTAGATGCTATATTCATACATTACAACTTCAATATTGGCATCACAAGTGTAGCGCTTAATTAAAAAACTCTTGTATAGAAAGTGAAAGGAAAATGGATTTTTCACCGGAAAATGGAGCTTTGCATGgattcgagcatgcaaagctcGAATCTTGGCATAAGGATAAAAGAGTAGCACGACGTCGTTCTATTGGGAATATTCAGGTCAACGTCCAATTATTTGCATCTCTCAAATTTGTTAATTTATCCATTTTTTCTGGTTAAACAAACAATCATTTTTTTCATGTGGCCTGCATTTCATCACCATATTCTCCCTAAAAAAATCAACATCCTGAACATCGCACCGCACCATAAAAATCTACACCACATTCTTTTCACCAATTAAAATCCTACACGATTACATCCCTCTTCAAGATCAACCTCAAAACCTCCATCCACCGTTCATCCCAAACCATCTACAAGCCCAACGGCTGCCTAACCTGAAATCATACTCCCGAACGCACTTGATTATAGGCCTCGCCACCGCTACCATATGAAAACCAATCGTATTTCCCCATTCCAACGCGGCGAGATACAAATTTCAGACTCTACTAGGTGCCCCTCTCCCTCCGACTCAGTCCCAACGGTCAGCCATGGCCGCCATACACTCCATAGCTGCTCAGAGCTTCCCCTCTCTCCCAAACCCCAAACCCAGAAAACCCATTGCCGCTCACGTAAAACCCATCTTGACCTCCGGTTTTCCCACCTCCAAACTCCCAAAAAACCCAACTTTCACGATAAACAAACAGAAAAGCAGGTGGGTTTTGAACTCGGTGGTCGAGCGAGAAGAGTGCGATGTGATTCCGGTTCAGAGCTCCGACCGTACGGACCAGCAGGAAAGGGTGGTGGCGAGCAGGGTGGAGAGCGAAGGCGGGGATCAGGGGGAGTTGGTGAGTCAGGTGGGCGGGTTCGGAGCGAGTGAGGGGAGGCTTTCGTTTGAAGGGGCTGGTGGGTTTGGGTCTTCTGGGGTTGGAAGTGAGAGGGAGAGTGAGGAATTTGAGAGGCTGGTGGACAGGACTATCAATGCCGCTATTGTGCTTGCAGCTGGTACTTTTGCTCTCACTAAGTTGATCACCGTCGACCAGGATTACTGGCATGTAAGTCCATCTATCTAGTACTTGATTACTGTTTAATTATATTCAAAGAGATTAATTGCCAATTTgccattttatttgttttcatgtgtttgtatgTGAGAACTTGATGTGAATTATGTTAAGGAAGATGTGTTTTGGACTTGGTTCTTAGTAAAGTTTAGTTCGATTTCGTTTTTCCTTCTAGTTCTTTGAAGTTGCTTATTTTTCTATGGTAATTAACATTGGGCACTTTTACACTCAGGCTTTATCAATTGCCTGTAGTGCTTTTTTTACTTTGAGTCTAAAGATTTAGAATTTGCAGTTTACTTGGTGGATTAAAGTTGAGCTGATCAGCTAATAGCTATGCCTTTGTGGAGCAGGTTGTCTGTCTTATGATAAGTTGTGAATGTGTTGGATTGATGATGTATATTTAGATAACCTGTTGTTATCGTTATATGACCATCATGAGAAGGCAAGAGTGAGGGGATGTTCTTTTGAAGGACCACAATTATTCAAACTTGTTAAATCCAAAGGGAAACATGATCTGAAAATGTTACGTTGTATCAGGGTTGATTTTTCACTATAGAATGACAATCATGGGGAGAAACTAGGTTACTAGGTCACAGAATAGTAGAGATGGAACAAGCATGGTGAGATAAATGAGTTGCTTGTGAGGATggagaacaaaaataaaactgaatTAGATGTAAATGATTGATGGGGGACATGGAGATTACTGCCATTTCTGAAGTTGAATTTGGTGTAGAGGACCTGTCTCTTATGGTTAGAGCTGTATTAAGGATGAAGCAATTGGCTCTGGCCGTGTAGTTTGAAGTTATCTTTAGAAAATTTCGTCATAGGTTGTGATTTGTGATTGAATGTCTCAAACCATTTATTTATATAGGGTTGGCTCTGCTTCATTTTATAATTTTCGTTTCTATGTCCATTGCGCTTTTAGCAATTTTTCTGATGGGATTTATGTGTTGGTACTCTTTTCAGGGTTGGACTCTATATGAGATCCTCAGATACGCACCTCAACACAACTGGAGTGCTTATGAGGACGCTCTCAAGACTAACCCagttttagccaaaatggtgaTTAGTGGTGTGGTGTACTCTGTAGGGGACTGGATTGCACAGGTGTGTTGCTGTTGTGAAGTAAAAATTTTAATTCCTACTGCTGGTGAAGTTAGTTCTTGACAGTGCATaatgcttgttttatttttttattttttttgtcaaagcataatgcttgttttatgatttttgtaGTGCTTTGAAGGAAAACCTCTATTTGAGTTTGACCGTACACGAATGCTCAGGTCAGGTCTTGTTGGATTTACTCTCCATGGTTCCCTCTCTCACTACTATTACCAGTTTTGTGAGGTAAAGTTCTTCTGCAGTTGTTTGGCAATTTTTATTGTAGAAATTCCTATGGTTCCTTAAACAACTGAAACTTATTTCAGGAGCTTATTCCCTTCCAAGACTGGTGGGTGGTTCCTGCCAAAGTAGCCTTCGACCAAACTGTATGGGCAGCAATTTGGAACAGCATTTACTTTACAGTAGTGGGATTTCTGCGTTTTGAATCTCCCATCAGTATTTTTAGTGAACTGACAGCGACATTTTGGCCAATGCTAACAGTAAGAGAACCTTCtgcctttttgtttttaagaattACTATCTTTTCATGCTCTCTTTAGTGCTTAGAGTCAAACgacttgaaatttaatttattctATATGTCCTCTAGCTTGTGGATATTTGAAAATCGGGACCGTCTAAAGTCTTTGATCAATTTGAACCTTAATCGTTGGTTTTATACGATAATTATAGCAAGGTTCTGTCAGTTGTCAATCAAAAAATGTTTATGTATTCAACTATATATTGGCATGCATATTTGTGTCAACTGTTTCCTGTCCATGTAGTGTTAACACTTTTTCCGTTGTGATGTAGTTTTAACCTTGGAATAAGAGTTGTGTGCCATTTATCT is a genomic window containing:
- the LOC137715051 gene encoding uncharacterized protein, encoding MAAIHSIAAQSFPSLPNPKPRKPIAAHVKPILTSGFPTSKLPKNPTFTINKQKSRWVLNSVVEREECDVIPVQSSDRTDQQERVVASRVESEGGDQGELVSQVGGFGASEGRLSFEGAGGFGSSGVGSERESEEFERLVDRTINAAIVLAAGTFALTKLITVDQDYWHGWTLYEILRYAPQHNWSAYEDALKTNPVLAKMVISGVVYSVGDWIAQCFEGKPLFEFDRTRMLRSGLVGFTLHGSLSHYYYQFCEELIPFQDWWVVPAKVAFDQTVWAAIWNSIYFTVVGFLRFESPISIFSELTATFWPMLTAGWKLWPFAHLVTYGVIPVEQRLLWVDCVELVWVTILSTYSNEKSEARISEAPAEDISSSSNTSPLEE